In the genome of Bacteroides mediterraneensis, the window GGCACTGGCAGAGCAGGAACAGGCATTCTCCCATCTGTCGGACTCACTGAAAATACGCAACAGGATACTGAACCGGAACCTTTCGCGGCTGATACGGGAAATCGGACAGAACGAGACGGAACGCATGGAAGAAAGGCACATGCGGGTGGCGGAACTGAGAGAGACGGCATTCGCACTGATATGCTGCATATCGGCGGCAGGTGTCCTGTGTGCGGTGTTGCTGTATGCAGTGGTCCGGAGGGACATCCGCCGCCGCACCAGAGACAGGAAACAGCGAGAGGAACTGATAGAGAGCCTGCGCAGGTCGGTCCGGGAGAATGAAGAGCTGATAAAAAGCAGACAGAACATCATGCAGACGGTGACGCACGACCTGCGCTCGCCGCTGACCGCCATACGCGGCAATGCGGAACTGATACTGAAGGACGGGAACCGGGAGGCAACGGCGCTGCACGCGGAGCATATACGGCAGTCGGCAGAGCGTATGGGAGCACTGATGGAGAACCTGCTGGACTACTACCGCATAGACAACGGAAAGGAGACCGTCAGGGTGAAGCCGTTCAGACTGGCGGGCGTGGCGGAAACGCTGGAAACGGAGTTTGCCGCACGGATGGAAGAGAAACGGCTGGAGTTCAGGGTGAACAACGCCGCTGACGAGGTGGTCATGGGCGACAGGAACCTGATACTGCGTATCGGCAGCAACCTGCTGTCGAACGCACTGAAGTTTACGGAACGCGGGGGCGTGACACTGACCGCCCTGTATGCCGGAGGGAAATTCACGCTTGCGGTGGAAGATACCGGAGGAGGAATAGACAAGGACAAACGGGAACAGATATTCAAGCCGTTCGAGCGGCTGAGCAATGCCGCCACGCAGGACGGATTCGGGCTGGGACTGTCGATAGTGAAAAGCCTTGCGGAACTGATGGAGGGCAGCATATCGGTGGAGAACATACGGAACACGGGCAGCCGCTTCAGCGTGGTGCTGCCGCTGCCCCAGGCGGAGAAAGCCGGAGAGACAGACCGCAAGGCAGCAGCGAGGCGGACAAGACTGGGCGGATGTTCGGTGTTGTCGCTGGACAACGACAGCATCATACTGGGGATGATACACGACATATTCGTGCAGAACGGAGTGCACTGCGACACCTGCACGAGCACGGGGGAAATGGCGGAGAAGCTGCGCGAGGGACACTATGATCTGCTGACCACGGATCTGAAGATGCAGGACGCAAGCGGCTACGAGGTGCTGGAACTGCTCCGCACGTCGGACATAGGCAACTCACGCACCATCCCCGTGATGGTGGTGACCGGCTCGAAAAGCATCACGAAAGAGGAGCTGGCAGGTGCGGGCTTCAGCTCGGTGCTGTACAAGCCGTTCTCCATCGACGAACTGCTGGCAGCCGCGGAAGAATGCATCGGCGAGGACAGCACCCCCCGCATAGATCTCGGCCCGCTGTTCGCATACGGCGACAAGAGGCAGAGGCTGGAATGTCTGGTCAGGGAGACGGAGAAGGAAATGGCCGCCATACGGGAGGAAGCGGAAAGGTGTGACAGGGACAGGCTGGACTACTGGATACACCATATCCGCAGCTCGTGGATGCTGATACATGCCGAAGGACCGCTGCAGGAGCTGTATGACGTGCTCCACGGAAACGGGACGGCAGAAGAAATCAGGGAGTATGCCGGAAAAGTGACCGGTCAGGGCGAAACGATCATCCGGCTCGCCCGAAAGGAAATGGAGAAAACGGTATGGGAAGAATAATAGTGATAGAAGACAATCCGGTATTCCGCGACCATGTCTGCGGAATGCTGGAGAAGGCAGGCTACAGGACCCGCACGGCATACGATTGTGCCGGGGCACGGAGGCTGCTGGAGGAACTGGACGATGGGGACATCATCGTGTCGGACCTGCGTCTGCCCGACGGGGAATGTACGGAAGTACTGGAGCGGATGCGGGAAACGGGTATCAGAAACCCGTTTGTCATCATGACCGATTATGCGCAGGTCGCGTCGGCGGTCAGCTCCATGAGGCTGGGAGCCGAGGACTATATCCCCAAGATCCTGCTGCAGGAAAAGCTGCTTCCGAGGATAAGTGAGCTGGTACGCAAATCGGAAAGAAGGCATACCATGCCCATACTGGAGCGCAGAAGTGCCGCATTCCGGACCATCGACCGGCGTATCTCACTGGTTGCCCCGACGGACATAGGGGTACTGATACTTGGAGAGAACGGTACGGGCAAGGAACACGTAGCAGAAAAGATACATGCGCAGAGTACCCGGCAGAAAGGTCCGTTTGTCGCGATAGACTGCGGTATGCTGACACGGGAGCTGGCGGCATCCGAGCTGTTCGGATACGAGAAAGGCGCGTTTACGGGAGCCATAACCGGAAAGAAGGGCTGCATGGCAGAGGCTGACGGCGGCACGCTGTTTCTGGATGAGGTGGGCAACCTGCCCGCTGAGGTACAGCAGAAACTGCTGCGTGCGCTGCAGACCAAATGCTATCGTCCGACGGGCTGCACCCGCGAGCGGAAAGCGGACGTGCGCATCGTGGCGGCGACCAACGAGAATCTGGAGAAGGCAGTGGAGGAAGGACGTTTCCGGCGGGACCTGTATCACCGCCTGAAGGAATTTGTCATCAAGATACCGCCGCTGCGGGAGTGCCGGGAGGACATACTGCCTCTTGCGGAGTTTTTCCGGGAGCTTGCCAACGAAGAACTGGGACGGCATACGGAAGGATTCGACAAGGAGGCGGAAAAGGAACTCATGAGGCGGATGTGGGCAGGAAATGTGAGGGAGCTGAAACAGACGGTGCGTTCCGCCGTCCTGCTGACGGAAGGAAGGCTGATAGGCGCCGACAGGCTGGAAGCGGAAAGTACGGCACAGGCAGGCAGCTCCCTGCTGCTGAAAGACGGGAATGAGGAAAGGGAACGCATCGTGCGGGCACTGGCACAGGCGGACGGGAACCGCGAAGTGACTGCCGGACTGCTGGGTATCAGCCGCACGACCCTGTACAACAAGATGAAAGAATACGGTATCATGCAGAAAAAGAGCGAAAAATGAGAAAATCTCGACTGAAAATCCTATTTTTGCATGAACATAGGAGAAAAACGGTACGGAGAAACACGGTTTCCCGTACCGACTAAGATATAGTATAGAATAAGACCGCAAGGCGTTTCAAGTGTAAATCTGGTAAATTGAAACTGAAAGAGACAAATTGCGTGATGCTTATGCTATGCCTGGGCATAGCGTGCATTCACGTGCTTCTTTCAGGGGTTTTACCAGAACCCACACTTGAGGTAGTGTGACTTGCACGCTACTTTTTTATATACGGTTTCCGGTCGCAACAGAATGACCGCTATGGCAAAAGTCCGATTACTCGCCGTCCTGACAATGGACGGCTGTCCGGCAGAAACAACCGGTCTGTCCGGGCGATGGCTTGGTTCCGACCAGTATGGGATAGGTGCGCTGAAAGAGGCTGCCACCTGCGTTCTGACGGAAGACACGTCGCTGACACTCCTCTCCTGCCGGATGGAAAACACCGGCGATTCCCTGAACTATCTGATAGAAGCAACCGAAAAGACGGCAAGTATCATTAACGGCATGATACGGATGCGGCTTGTGGATGAAATCATCCTATACATGGTTCCCGTCATTGCGGGAAACGGCAGCAGGCTGTTCCAGTCGTCGCTGCCCGAAAGCGAATGGACATGCACGGGAAGCAGACAATGGAAGGACGGCATGGTACGGATAGCCTACGGACGGAAAACACCCCGCCAACGGGTGGTGACGTTCGGAAAATGAACGCTCGGGACGTTCAAAAAGTGAACGTACGTTCAGATTCTGAACAAAAAATGAGGCGACGGTAAAAGCTCAAAAAATATTTTCAGCAAATATTTCGCTGAATATCAGTGTGATATATTCATGCGAAAAGAAAAACACTCTCGCAGGACCGCTATTTGTCCCATAGTTTTATGTGCGCACACTTCAAACCAAGTGTAATAACATAAAACTGAAAGAAAATGGAACACCTCATATTGACAGAAACAGACTTCTTTCGTCTGATAGACAACCCCGGCTCTACCAGACTGGGAACCGCGTACAATGAGTTCACAACTACAGTCGTATCCATGTGTAAGGAAACGGAAAGTACCTGCCGGACAGTTTTCGCACTGAGCTATGCGGAAACGGAACTGCAATACCACGATGCCATGCAGGAGACGGACTCCAGCCGCAGCATGTATGTGAGAAAGGCGCTGTCGTTCGTGCGCAAGATGCTGAAGTATTACCCGGTACGACTGTATAGAGGCGGAGCCTTTGACGGAGGTGAAAAGACAAACCAGAGGCAGGACGAAGCCGCAGCGATGCAGTGGACGGGAAGCACGGCCGAGCTGGTGGAACTGATTTACGGTCTGGACGAAATGAAGCTCATCAATGGAGGGGAAACGGGCATCAAGGAGCTGCTGGCGAGATTCTGCCGTATGTTCGGTGTGGAGATAAAGGAGAACCAGTGCTACAACACCTATGCGGACATCAAGCGGCGGAAGAACGAGAGCCGGACGTATTTCTTTGACAGGGCGGCGGAACGGCTGAACCGCAGGATGATGCGGGACGAGGAGGCGGAACGGAAGAGGCGGTGAAATAAGAAAAATCTGCCTTTACCGTAATTATCCATAAGAAAAGAATACCTTTGCAGAAACAATTATAATACAATATATTATGGCATTAGAAATCAAAGCAATTCCTACGCTGAAAGGGAAAGAAGCCGAACGTTTCGTGAAGGAAGCGGACAAGGCTTACCAAAAGAAGGAGAAAACAGATTTCAGCAAGCAGGTGAAAATAGCCCGTGCCATATTGAAAAAAGCCAATATGTTGTAAGTATGGGACTCCTGTTAGATAAATGCAGTTTCTCTCCATAAGATGAGAAAGCTATTGCAGATTGCAGTTTTTTTCATGCAGAAATGCAGATCTGAAGGAGTTCTTTCAGCATGATGTTCCACTTTACAACTATATTAGAAATACGGGATTTCAAAGTTTCAACTATATGTAGAAAAACATTTTCAGTAAAATAGGAAAGGTATTTATGTTAGTGGAAAATGATGTATATCAGCGATTAGGTCATCTCATTTAGAAATACTATCTTTGCGACAAGTCTATACAATAAATATATGAGTAGAATAAAAATTAAAAATTTCGGTCCGATAAAAGAGCCAAAGTCCGTAAAGGACGAATGGATAGATATAAAAAAAGTAACTGTATTTACCGGCAATCAAGGTAGTGGTAAAAGTACAGTTGCCAAATTAATTTCCACCTTTACATGGATGGAGAAGGTTTTAACACGAGGTGATTTCAAAGAAAAAGAATTTACTACCACCAAGTTTAAGAATAAATATTGTGGCTATCATCGTATTTCAAATTACTTTATAAAGGAACGTACTGAGATTATCTATGAAGGAAATGCATACAAATTTACTTACACTAAACAAGGTGAATTTATCATTGAAAAAAGAACAAATACATTTAACAGATATGTACTCCCACAAATTATGTATGTACCAGCTGAGAGAAATTTCATCAGTATGGTTAATAAACCTAATTTGATTAAGGACTTGCCAGATGCTTTACTGGTGTTCTTAACGGAATACAATAATGCCAAGCAACGTATTAAAGGGGGTCTTGAACTTCCTATAAATAATGCACAACTTGAATACAACAAACAAAATGATATTGTATCTGTAAAGGGAGAAGGTTACAAAGTTAAGCTCATGGAGGCATCCAGTGGGTTCCAATCAATCGTACCGCTGTATTTGGTTTCCTTGCATTTATCAGAGTCTGTAAAAAGTCAGGCAAATAATGCTCAAAAAATGAGTAGCGATGAAGCGAAACGGTTTGAAGCAGAAGTTGCTAATATATGGAATATGCCAAACTTGACAGACGAACAACGAAGAATAGCCCTTTCAGCCGTATCAGCCAGATTCAACAAATCAGCATTCATAAATATAGTAGAAGAACCTGAGCAAAATCTTTATCCGGAGTCTCAATGGATGATTATGAAACACCTGTTATCATTTAACAATTCATTGGATGCCAACAAGTTGATTGTTACTACACATAGTCCATATCTTATTAACGGTTTGACTATCGCTATCAAAGCAGGGTTACTTTTGAAAGATCATTCGCTGTCAGACGAAATACGGGAAAAGATAGATTCTGTTTTCCCTATTAAGTCAGCTATACAGCCTGATGAAATAGCTATTTATGAATTCAATGAGGTGGAAGGAACAGTAGAAATATTGGATACATATAATGGACTTCCTTCAGATGATAATTTTCTCAACAATATGTTGGAAAGGACTAACGAAGATTTTGCTAATTTATTGGAAATACAACAGGAGTTATGATAAATTTTTTCCCTAAAGAACATATTACTTCATCGAGCAAACGTAAATTTGGTATATGCGACCGTCCGGCTCCTGCTGCTGAAAAGGCTTATATTGCTGAGAAGCAGGGGCAGGACTGGATTGCGGCTGTAGATAATTATCCTCAAATAAAAGTAAATTTCGTACCAGTTGACCATTGTATTGAATTGCGCAGAGCGGATGGAAAAATGGACCATCGCTGTGACGGCTTTCTGTTTTATAAAGATACAATCATATTTGTGGAATTGAAACAGAGGAAGCTCAAGGGTAGTCAATGGATAAAGGATGGCGAGCAGCAATTACGATCTACAATTGGTTATTTTGAGCAACAGAAGGAGGCACAGAATTTTTCCGTAAAGAAAGCTTACATAGCCAATAGCGAGAAGCCATATTTTCGAACAGGGCAGGCCGTACGTATGGATCGTTTCTTTTCTGATACGAATTATATCTTACGAATAGAAAACAGAATACCAATAGAATAATCGGTAAATCTTGCAATGATTTTGTCAAAACATAGAAATTAGATGCAGAAATTACCGCTTCCATTTATATTGTTAGTAATATCACGGTTTGCAGTACTGTAAGGATTTAGAAGCTAAAGTACATGAAAAAAATCATAACTCAATAAAAGTGTTGTAATCTTTCATTATAGTTTTGGCATGACGGAGAATATTCAATTCTAAAATATTTATTGGGGAGTTTGAAGTTGATTTCTTATGTGATATATACAAGAAAAAGAAAATAAGTCTCTCAGACAATGAAAGGCAGCATACTTGGGGGCGTTCTTTATTTATAACGGGAACAGACAAAAAAAGGAAATCCGTAACACGACAGGGAAAGGCTGTACGTGCTACGGATTTTCTCTTTTCATCTGACCGTATATCCGGTTATCTGCCGCTGAGGAGGTATTGCAGTTCGGGGTCGGACTGTATGCGCTGCAACTCGTCGGCGACAATCTGCCGGACCTCGGCACGGATACGGTTGTAGTTATCCTGGATCATCTCCTTCATGCGGTCGTTGCCGCCGGCATCGGTAAAGTCGGTGATGACGGGTATAGGCCGGTAAGCCTGTTCCTCACGCTTCACTTTCCCGGCATCGACCACAATCTCGCAATGGAAAATCTTCTGTTCGATACGCTCGTCGTAGTTGTCGGCGACGGCTCCCACGAACATGCCCTGCGTGAGCGTGGAAATCTTGCTCGCCGGAATCAGGCTCTCCATCTGCGTATTGATGGAAGTGGACTTGTCCTCGCGGTTGATGGTGATGCTCTGCCGCCTCTGGAGAATCTTGCCGAAACGCTCGGAGAGGGTCTTGGCAGTCTCGCCCACGACCTGGCCGGAAAAGATGTTGCCGACGGTGTTCATGACCACGGCGGCCTCCTTGTCGCCGTAGTCACGCTTGAGCTGGGAAAAGTCCTGAAAACCCAGCAGGGTGGAAACCTTGTTGCTTCGGGCGGTGGCAATCAGGTTGTCCAGCCCCTTGAAGTAAATCGTGGGCAGCTCGTCGATGATGATGGAGGACTTGAGCCTGCCCTTCCTGTTGACGAGCTTGACGATGCGCGAGTTGTACAGCCCCAACGCCGCCCCGTAGATATTCTGGCGGTCGGGATTGTTGCCGACACAGAGAATCTTCGGCTCGTCGGGGTTGTTGATGTCAAGCGTGAACTCACTGTCGGACATGACCCAGTAGAGCTGCGGGGAAATCATGCGCGAGAGCGGAATCTTCGCCGAGGCTATCTGACCGGCAAGCTGTTCCATCGCCCCGCCCTGCCAGGCGTCCATGAACGGGGAAAGGTAGTTCTCCAGTTCGGGATAGCTGGTGAGAATCGGGAACAGGTCCTCGTAACGGCGGTTGAGCAGCTCGATGGCATGGGGAAAGGTGCAGTATTTCCCGTCCTGATAGATACGGAGGAACCATATCACGGCGGCGAACAGGATAATCGGAGACTCGACAAAGAAGTCACCCTGCTTCTGCACCCAGGTCTTGTTCAAATTGAGCATTATCGTGTAGGCACTCTCGTAAGCATCGGTGATGTCCTCCATGAAATCCGGATGGATGGGATTGCAGCGGTGCGAGCGCCGCGGGTCGTCGAAGTTGATGACGTAGAACTTCGGTCTGACCCTGTATGCGTCCATGTGGTTCAGCAGGTGGTTGTAGGCGATGGTGGAAAGGTCGCTGAACTTGAAGTCGTAGATGTACATCGCAAAGCCCTTCTCAATCTGCTGTTTGATAAAGCTGTTCACCACGGCATAGGACTTTCCGCTGCCCGGCGTACCCAGTACGATGGTGGCACGGAAGGGGTTGACCACATTGATATAGCCATTGTTCCACTTCTTCCTGTAGTAGAAACGTGTGGGCAGATTGACGGAATACCCGTTCTCCATGAGGCGGGTCTCCTGCATGAAACTCTCGTTCTCGACATTGAACACGTCTTCCATGAGGTTGGTACGCAAAAGACGGCTCATCCATGTGCCCGCCATGAGCAGGCAGACATAGCCCGCCGCCATCGAAGCGGTGTAGAGACCCGCAACCGCCTCCACCGGAAGCGGCAGGGAGAGCACCCACCAGTTGCCGAAGAACAGCACCAGCCCCGCGGCAAGTACCGTCCAGATCCGGCGCCAGGTGATTTTCTCCTCCTTGACACCCTTCGTGCCGAGGCACGAGAGTGCGAGCAGAAGAAGGGCAAAGAGCTTCGTGTAGAGAATGTGATGGAACAGTCCGGCGGTACGGTCGAAGTTCATCAGTACCCGGTCCACAACACCTATGCCGATGCCCCACAGCCTTACGGCTTCGTAACAATACCAGTAGAGGTGGATGACCACCAGAATAATGCTTACGGCACGGAGAAAATCCATGATTTTCGCCAGTGCCCTCAAATCGTCTTCCTGTTGTGACATAATCTGTTTCTGTTTTCAAGTGAATGACTGAATTATAATCCCTGCCCCTTGCGACGCTTTTTCCGCCTGCGCCAGAGATCGCGCTCGAAGGCGGCTTCCTCGGCCTGTGCGCCCGAAGCGTCGCCGCCGAGCAAGCCCAAGCCGGAGGAATACCCCTCGTCGTATTCCACGGCGGGACGGGTGTCGGGCTGCTGCCCGTCCACGGCAATGGTGAACGGTATGGGCGGAGTGCCGGCATACGGCAGGGTGAAATGCTCCTGCAGGGCATTGGCGGAAAACTCCCTGCCCAAACGAGAGCCGTTGAGCACACAGCCCGTGCGGTGGTCGATGAAGGTCGCCCCGTAGATGCGCCCTTCGTCGGTATGGCGGAACACCACGTCCACGCCCTTGTCCCGGAGAAGGGTGACGAACTCCTCGCGGCGGTATGTCCGGGCAAGCACGGCAGCGACGGTCTTGCGGGTTATCTCCGCCAGACGTTTATCCCGAATTTGTCCTTTGGAAAATTCAAACCTGCGCTGCACGGCTTCGTAGCCGACGGACTTGCCGATGCGGGAAGCCTTGAAGGGAGTGCCGGTCCTGTTGCCGGAATCGCCGGTGGCGGACGGGTTGCTGAACGATAGCGAAAAATAGACCAGCCCGTGGTACTCGCGCTCGTTCACGATGCCGTGGGCTTCCTCCACGGTGACGTTGTAGAGCGAGAGAAGGGCACGGTATTCGCCCATCGTCTGGAACCTGTAGCCTGCCATGACAGCCTTGACAACATTCGATACCTGCCGCCTGACGTCGCCCTGCGATGTGTCCACCGGGCGGAGCGGATTGTCGGTACGGTGCTGCCGGCGGTCAGCCGGGTGCAGCCCGTATTTCTTTTCCAGCTCGGAGGTGATGCGCCTGCTGCGGCGGTGGATGTAATCGCGGTTGAGCCGCCTTCCCTGCTCGTCCACATTGACGGAGACGATGTGCAGGTGGTGGCGGCTGATGTCCTCGTGCTTGAAGACAAGGTAAGGCTGGTCGCCGTAGCCCAGCCTGTCGAGATACTCGCGTGCGAGCTGTTCCAGCTCCACGTCGGTCAGGCGGTCGTCGGGGTGCGGATTGAGGGAAATATGGATGACCTTATTCCGAGTGCGCACCTGCTCCGGCATGAAGCGCATGAAGTCCTGCTCGGCACGGGCTATGTCCACATGTCCGCTGCCGTCGTCGAAAATCCGGTTTACGGCAAGGAGCCTGCCTTCGCCTTCGTTCACCTTCTGCCCGTTGTAGGCAAGCGCACCGTACAGTGACGTGCCTACGGTAATTTTCGCTATCATGACTTTTCCTCCTTTTCCGACAGCTTCTGCCGGAACTCACGTGACAGCTCCATGACCTGCTGCGTCAGGGCGGCCAGCTCCCCGGTACACTTCTCCAGACGGTAGAGCAATGCCATCGCCTTCTTCTCCGAAAAATGACAGCGCAGCTCCCTGACCACCTGGTTGTAGTTGTTGCCTACCATGCGGTACTGCGCATGGAAAGCGGAGAGCTTCGTGCAGTAATCCAGCAGCGTCCTGTCCGTGACCACTACCCGGAAGGGCTGCCTGAAAAAGTGTGCCTTGAGAAACACCGCCCTTGCATATACGCCGGACTTCTCGTGCATGGAGAGGAACTTCAGCCATTCCTCATTGTCGAAACGCACCATCACGCAGTGCGACTTGCGGCTTTCCTTGGGATGCCGCCCCCATTTGGAGCCTTCCGCTCCGTTTCCTTGACCATTTCTGTTCATCTTACATAAGGATTTAGTGGTTTGTATAAAAATGTGCCGGACGGCAGCATCCGCAGACACGGTGCAGCCGGGAGACAGGCTTCCCGACTCCGGAGAGGAAGCCCCTCCCCGCATGGGGCAAGGTCGTTTCCGGGAGTAACCGGAAACCCTTTGAGTTACTCAAAGGACACCTTGCTATTAGCGGTTGCTAATAAGAATCCGTCCGCGACGGATTGGAAAGCCAACCTGCCATCACCCACGGGACAGGGTACCGGCCAACCGGTACCCCGGAGCTGCCCAAAAGAGAAAACGGAAGCCCGGCATACACCAGAGGCGTCAGTCTGCCGTTGTGGGTGCAAAGTTA includes:
- a CDS encoding hybrid sensor histidine kinase/response regulator, translated to MNNNTFSRWKESLHLKILSGYLILGLLVLGIITAVWYEKQVFEQAEAEERSLLMQRAAASEAYRGLITLFLDNDRAMLWDDSDMDTYDRRESHTMEVIDRLKGYYGEPAQIARIDTVVRLLHEKRRLIERMVDMPTTAYRMDSLLERHLPGLEQTASVRTTTVTERTEPEEEKKRGGLFGLFRKKKKEEPARTTTRVSTRPNTRHIAEMRRFEEEMRTALAEQEQAFSHLSDSLKIRNRILNRNLSRLIREIGQNETERMEERHMRVAELRETAFALICCISAAGVLCAVLLYAVVRRDIRRRTRDRKQREELIESLRRSVRENEELIKSRQNIMQTVTHDLRSPLTAIRGNAELILKDGNREATALHAEHIRQSAERMGALMENLLDYYRIDNGKETVRVKPFRLAGVAETLETEFAARMEEKRLEFRVNNAADEVVMGDRNLILRIGSNLLSNALKFTERGGVTLTALYAGGKFTLAVEDTGGGIDKDKREQIFKPFERLSNAATQDGFGLGLSIVKSLAELMEGSISVENIRNTGSRFSVVLPLPQAEKAGETDRKAAARRTRLGGCSVLSLDNDSIILGMIHDIFVQNGVHCDTCTSTGEMAEKLREGHYDLLTTDLKMQDASGYEVLELLRTSDIGNSRTIPVMVVTGSKSITKEELAGAGFSSVLYKPFSIDELLAAAEECIGEDSTPRIDLGPLFAYGDKRQRLECLVRETEKEMAAIREEAERCDRDRLDYWIHHIRSSWMLIHAEGPLQELYDVLHGNGTAEEIREYAGKVTGQGETIIRLARKEMEKTVWEE
- a CDS encoding sigma-54 dependent transcriptional regulator produces the protein MGRIIVIEDNPVFRDHVCGMLEKAGYRTRTAYDCAGARRLLEELDDGDIIVSDLRLPDGECTEVLERMRETGIRNPFVIMTDYAQVASAVSSMRLGAEDYIPKILLQEKLLPRISELVRKSERRHTMPILERRSAAFRTIDRRISLVAPTDIGVLILGENGTGKEHVAEKIHAQSTRQKGPFVAIDCGMLTRELAASELFGYEKGAFTGAITGKKGCMAEADGGTLFLDEVGNLPAEVQQKLLRALQTKCYRPTGCTRERKADVRIVAATNENLEKAVEEGRFRRDLYHRLKEFVIKIPPLRECREDILPLAEFFRELANEELGRHTEGFDKEAEKELMRRMWAGNVRELKQTVRSAVLLTEGRLIGADRLEAESTAQAGSSLLLKDGNEERERIVRALAQADGNREVTAGLLGISRTTLYNKMKEYGIMQKKSEK
- a CDS encoding dihydrofolate reductase family protein — translated: MAKVRLLAVLTMDGCPAETTGLSGRWLGSDQYGIGALKEAATCVLTEDTSLTLLSCRMENTGDSLNYLIEATEKTASIINGMIRMRLVDEIILYMVPVIAGNGSRLFQSSLPESEWTCTGSRQWKDGMVRIAYGRKTPRQRVVTFGK
- a CDS encoding RteC domain-containing protein, giving the protein MEHLILTETDFFRLIDNPGSTRLGTAYNEFTTTVVSMCKETESTCRTVFALSYAETELQYHDAMQETDSSRSMYVRKALSFVRKMLKYYPVRLYRGGAFDGGEKTNQRQDEAAAMQWTGSTAELVELIYGLDEMKLINGGETGIKELLARFCRMFGVEIKENQCYNTYADIKRRKNESRTYFFDRAAERLNRRMMRDEEAERKRR
- a CDS encoding AAA family ATPase is translated as MSRIKIKNFGPIKEPKSVKDEWIDIKKVTVFTGNQGSGKSTVAKLISTFTWMEKVLTRGDFKEKEFTTTKFKNKYCGYHRISNYFIKERTEIIYEGNAYKFTYTKQGEFIIEKRTNTFNRYVLPQIMYVPAERNFISMVNKPNLIKDLPDALLVFLTEYNNAKQRIKGGLELPINNAQLEYNKQNDIVSVKGEGYKVKLMEASSGFQSIVPLYLVSLHLSESVKSQANNAQKMSSDEAKRFEAEVANIWNMPNLTDEQRRIALSAVSARFNKSAFINIVEEPEQNLYPESQWMIMKHLLSFNNSLDANKLIVTTHSPYLINGLTIAIKAGLLLKDHSLSDEIREKIDSVFPIKSAIQPDEIAIYEFNEVEGTVEILDTYNGLPSDDNFLNNMLERTNEDFANLLEIQQEL
- the mobC gene encoding conjugal transfer protein MobC gives rise to the protein MSQQEDDLRALAKIMDFLRAVSIILVVIHLYWYCYEAVRLWGIGIGVVDRVLMNFDRTAGLFHHILYTKLFALLLLALSCLGTKGVKEEKITWRRIWTVLAAGLVLFFGNWWVLSLPLPVEAVAGLYTASMAAGYVCLLMAGTWMSRLLRTNLMEDVFNVENESFMQETRLMENGYSVNLPTRFYYRKKWNNGYINVVNPFRATIVLGTPGSGKSYAVVNSFIKQQIEKGFAMYIYDFKFSDLSTIAYNHLLNHMDAYRVRPKFYVINFDDPRRSHRCNPIHPDFMEDITDAYESAYTIMLNLNKTWVQKQGDFFVESPIILFAAVIWFLRIYQDGKYCTFPHAIELLNRRYEDLFPILTSYPELENYLSPFMDAWQGGAMEQLAGQIASAKIPLSRMISPQLYWVMSDSEFTLDINNPDEPKILCVGNNPDRQNIYGAALGLYNSRIVKLVNRKGRLKSSIIIDELPTIYFKGLDNLIATARSNKVSTLLGFQDFSQLKRDYGDKEAAVVMNTVGNIFSGQVVGETAKTLSERFGKILQRRQSITINREDKSTSINTQMESLIPASKISTLTQGMFVGAVADNYDERIEQKIFHCEIVVDAGKVKREEQAYRPIPVITDFTDAGGNDRMKEMIQDNYNRIRAEVRQIVADELQRIQSDPELQYLLSGR
- the mobB gene encoding conjugal transfer protein MobB encodes the protein MIAKITVGTSLYGALAYNGQKVNEGEGRLLAVNRIFDDGSGHVDIARAEQDFMRFMPEQVRTRNKVIHISLNPHPDDRLTDVELEQLAREYLDRLGYGDQPYLVFKHEDISRHHLHIVSVNVDEQGRRLNRDYIHRRSRRITSELEKKYGLHPADRRQHRTDNPLRPVDTSQGDVRRQVSNVVKAVMAGYRFQTMGEYRALLSLYNVTVEEAHGIVNEREYHGLVYFSLSFSNPSATGDSGNRTGTPFKASRIGKSVGYEAVQRRFEFSKGQIRDKRLAEITRKTVAAVLARTYRREEFVTLLRDKGVDVVFRHTDEGRIYGATFIDHRTGCVLNGSRLGREFSANALQEHFTLPYAGTPPIPFTIAVDGQQPDTRPAVEYDEGYSSGLGLLGGDASGAQAEEAAFERDLWRRRKKRRKGQGL
- the mobA gene encoding conjugal transfer protein MobA, with translation MNRNGQGNGAEGSKWGRHPKESRKSHCVMVRFDNEEWLKFLSMHEKSGVYARAVFLKAHFFRQPFRVVVTDRTLLDYCTKLSAFHAQYRMVGNNYNQVVRELRCHFSEKKAMALLYRLEKCTGELAALTQQVMELSREFRQKLSEKEEKS